The segment CGGTTTGACGTCCACAGTCTCGCTTCGCGCATTGATCATCCGGGCTGCACCGGAGCTGTCCTTGGCCCAGGAAGGAACCAATCCCCAGCGCAGCTGGCCGATCCGGCGCCGTTGTCCGTCATGGATGACGGCTGCCACCATTTGGGTCGGGGCAATATTGTACTGCGGAATATGAAAGGCTGGCTGTGTTTGCTCGCCGATCATATAGTAATCCAGAAGCTCTTCCCATGATGCCGTAAGTGTAAATCGACCGCACATGCATGTACACTCCTTTCCGGGATACGATATATAGAGAAGTATACATGGATTTGTGTCTTGGCGAAAATAGGGATGTCACCTATAATGATTAGGTGTGTTTTTTACAGATATGATGACAACAAGAGAACGGGGGCAATCCAGTGTTTGATTTAAAAGCCCAAGGCACCTCGGTCAAGACCGAAGTGGTGGCTGGCGCAACAACCTTCTTTACAATGGCTTATATTATGGTGGTGAATCCGCTCATCCTGTCGGATGCGGGGGTGCCATTTCAGCAGAGCTTCACGGCCACGGTCATCTCGGCGATCATCGGAACCCTGATGATGGGCCTGGTCGCCAAATATCCGATTGCAGTCGCACCAGGTATGGGCTTGAACGCTTATTTTACATATTCGGTCGTACAGGGACACGGGAGCCTGACGTACAGTGAGGCGTTCTCTGCAGTGTTTATTGCAGGCATTCTGTTTCTGCTCTTGTCGTTGACGCCCCTGCGCAGCCGCCTGATTCACATTATTCCTCCCAATCTGAAGCATGCAATCACGGCAGGCATCGGATTGTTCATCGCTTTTATCGGCCTGCGGATGAGCGGCGTAATTACAGCCCACCCGGAGAATCTGGTGGCACTCGGAGATCTTCATCAGCCTTCTGCTGTCCTGGCGCTGACCGGACTCGCGATTACGCTGATTCTCTTGGCCCGCAACGTGAAAGGGGCGCTGTTCATCGGCATGATCCTGACCGGTGTTATTGCCTATTTTGCCGGGATGCTGAAATTTGACGGTGTCCTGTCCGTTCCTTCGCTTCCGGAAGGACTGCTCGTGTGGAATCCGATCGCCGCGGCAGGGGATGTGATCACGCACAGCCTGTATGCTGTGGTCTTCTCGTTCCTGCTGGTAACGCTGTTTGATACGACCGGAACGGTTGTCGGTGTAGCCCAGCAAGCCGGGCTGATGAAGGATAACAAGCTGCCCCGTGCAGAACGTGCTATGCTCGCAGATTCCGTGGCCACGGTGGCCGGCTCCATGGTAGGTACGAGTCCGACGACGGCCTACATTGAATCTGCCGCAGGAGTAGGCGCTGGCGGACGAACCGGCCTGACTGCTGTCGTGGTGGCAGCGCTGTTCGGAGTTGCGGCATTCTTCGGTCCGGTAATCGGAGCGGTGTCCGGTCTGTCGGCGATCACGGCCCCTTCCCTGATTATCGTGGGCTGCCTGATGGTGGGGAATGTAAGCAGTATTCACTGGAAGGAATTCGATGAAGCTTTTCCTGCGTTCATTGTCATTCTGACAATGCCGCTGACCTCAAGTATTGCGACCGGTATTGCGCTCGGCTTCATTTCCTATCCGCTAATGAAGCTTGTGAGCGGCAAAGCGAAGGCGGTTCATCCGCTGCTGTATATTTTTGCTGTATTATTCGTGCTGCAGCTGCTGTTCGTGCCGCATTAAGTCTAAGCCTTCCACTGGCACAAGGGGCCGCTTTCCCGGATCTTCAGATCCAGGAGAGCCGCCCCTTGTGTGCTAGTAGCTGCTATTCCATCTGCTGCCGGGGCTGGCTAAAGTCTGAAACGGTCACGGGACCAGCCCCTCAATGTCTTCGGCAGGACTGACAATGGCTGCCTCGACAATGTCTGCCAGGGTAATCCACATATGCTGGATGCGCAGCCGCTGCAGCTGAGCATCA is part of the Paenibacillus algicola genome and harbors:
- a CDS encoding NCS2 family permease gives rise to the protein MFDLKAQGTSVKTEVVAGATTFFTMAYIMVVNPLILSDAGVPFQQSFTATVISAIIGTLMMGLVAKYPIAVAPGMGLNAYFTYSVVQGHGSLTYSEAFSAVFIAGILFLLLSLTPLRSRLIHIIPPNLKHAITAGIGLFIAFIGLRMSGVITAHPENLVALGDLHQPSAVLALTGLAITLILLARNVKGALFIGMILTGVIAYFAGMLKFDGVLSVPSLPEGLLVWNPIAAAGDVITHSLYAVVFSFLLVTLFDTTGTVVGVAQQAGLMKDNKLPRAERAMLADSVATVAGSMVGTSPTTAYIESAAGVGAGGRTGLTAVVVAALFGVAAFFGPVIGAVSGLSAITAPSLIIVGCLMVGNVSSIHWKEFDEAFPAFIVILTMPLTSSIATGIALGFISYPLMKLVSGKAKAVHPLLYIFAVLFVLQLLFVPH